A portion of the Pseudorasbora parva isolate DD20220531a chromosome 1, ASM2467924v1, whole genome shotgun sequence genome contains these proteins:
- the si:ch211-212k18.15 gene encoding potential E3 ubiquitin-protein ligase ariadne-2 → MTEQHEEKRYDPNDTTLKFVTRQDDITGDDDPETRRAEMSCGHAVTPQSLTAWCRSLLDQGQHRFMCPALKDETMQRCNAEWPYVEVRRLAVLTQVEQSHFEETMAVLAAAEYCEHKTCPGCQTFVERADITNLCAICTICTAEMGRTFQFCWQCMREWKGQAPRSDRCDNPGCTNPDIEKLTKCRDINLPEVNNVSCPSMRACPTCGNLVEHDTTGCKNIICNRCRVEFCFVCLKTTQTCLLTSSYFIGCSAGVAPRQTSIPTWNRNENH, encoded by the exons ATGACGGAACAACACGAAGAAAAACGCTACGACCCCAATGACACAACACTGAAGTTTGTAACGCGCCAGGACGACATAA CCGGGGATGATGACCCTGAGACACGTCGCGCTGAGATGTCATGTGGCCATGCTGTCACTCCACAGTCCCTGACTGCGTGGTGTCGAAGTCTACTAGACCAG GGTCAGCACAGGTTTATGTGCCCTGCACTTAAAGATGAAACAATGCAAAGATGCAATGCAGAATGGCCCTATGTGGAGGTGCGGAGGTTGGCTGTACTGACACAAGTGGAACAGAGCCATTTTGAAGAGACAATGGCTGTCCTGGCAGCAGCTGAGTACTGCGAACACAAAACA TGTCCTGGCTGTCAAACATTTGTTGAGAGAGCCGACATCACCAACCTCTGTGCCATTTGCACAATCTGCACAGCTGAGATGGGTCGGACATTTCAGTTCTGCTGGCAGTGTATGAGAGAGTGGAAAGGTCAAGCTCCTCGATCCGACCGCTGTGACAACCCTGGCTGCACCAACCCCGACATCGAAAAGCTGACAAAATGTCGTGATATAAACCTACCTGAAGTTAATAATGTGAGTTGTCCCTCCATGCGAGCTTGCCCCACTTGTGGCAATCTTGTAGAGCACGACACAACAGGATGCAAGAATATCATATGTAATCGCTGCAGGGTAGAATTCTGCTTCGTCTGTCTGAAAACCACTCAAACATGTTTACTAACAAGCAGTTACTTCATTGGCTGCTCAGCTGGGGTCGCGCCACGGCAGACCTCCATTCCTACCTGGAACAGAAATGAGAACCATTGA